The sequence AATACAATGTGATATATATGGTACAGCAAACCTATCTAGATAATGTGAATATGCTAAACTTCCTAATTGCAAAATAGTCACTACCAATCTTGAAGTTACTGGGTCATGCAGAATTAAGCTCCAGCTGTTATTGTTTTGAAGCCGCTGTAAATTActgctttttcctcttttttcctgcccTTCCCCCCAAACCTTTTTTTGAATGGGCACGGGTGCCTGTTAAGATTAAAATTAGATATGTTGGATTGATATTCTCACGTGTTCAGtgtggaaaacaaaacaagtacATGCTTTAGAGGCAACAACAATGAAATCCTTTTGAAATGTGtattaatatcatttaataaaataactaGTTCTAAaggtttgatatttttctttgagaTATGGGGCTTTGACCAAGGGCCCCTGGCTTCTCTGGTGAGTGCAAATAGGAGGGAACTTCTCCAGGAGTTGAAACTGCTGCTTTGTGGAGAAGGCCTGTGGCTGAAAAACCTAAATTTTCTCCAGCAAAGACCTTACACGACTGTCCAGGGCTGAAGGTGAAACCAGCTAcagaatgcagaaagaaaagccTGGATATATCTCTGAAGATACGATTGTATTGGCTTTTGGTGTAAGAGTGCGTGCGGGGATAGAGGGGGTGGTGTGTGTGCCTGCACATTTCTGAGGCACACACAAAGATACCACTGACCACCTATCATCCCGTACTTGTTACCACTTGCACTTTTCTCTCTTCCagccattcctttttttttttttatctctttgtccccaatattatgtttttgttttccagtttaataaagtatggtttcctttgttgtgtggTTGACTTTTCCCCTCTCACATTgatgtggtccagctgtcccatTTGACTTCTGCACTCAGTGTCACTGAAGGCAGTCTGAGCCTCTGAGATCTTCATGGCCTTGTGGGTTTTCTGTTTGATCCTTTGTGTAATTCAGTTTTGGAAAGGAGGATGGGTGGGGTGAGATCAAGATGTTCAGGGAGTGGTTGGTAATGAAATGGGATATACTGTATGCATAATTATTTGTGTATGTCTTCAAAAAGTACACTTGTAAGCAAAGAAGCATTTTTAAAGCAAGCATGGAattggggtggtggtggtagggATCATTCTGGCCAATCATTTGCCCACATCTACCCTTCTTGCTGCATATTGGCAATCTGTCATACAGAAGCCACACTTAACCCTTCTCTCTTGCCCCATCCATTTTTCATAACCCAGTGAGGCTTAATAAATGGAATGTTGGCTTTAAGGGTAAGGAGAGTCACCGCGTGTAGACCAGGCCTGGGTCACTGGCAGGGTAGAAGTCTCTAAATAGCAACCTTGATTACGTGAAGCTACACAGATATGTCaccagacacttcagaaatagcAGTGGCCCAGCAACACCCAGCAGGTAGGGTGTACTACTGTGCTGGCTGCTTCTGGAATCTGGCTCACCCTTTCTTCCTTGTCTGCTCTTGGGACCTTGACTTACCCACCTGACTCCTGTATCCACCCCCAAGGAAGCAACTGCTTTTAGACTTGCTCATTGACCTTTCTGGGCATGTTGAAAATGCTTAAGTTCCTCCCCCTAAATTGTTTCATTTAAGCCAATCTTGTATAGGAGGGATGAGTTACCCGCTCATGTATGTAGACAGTAAAACAAACACCATCCAAATGGGTTTTGGAGTATTGGGGCATTTCTCATACTTGTTTACGAGTAACTGTATGGACAAGTCTGGGCAGCTGCTGTTCACAACTGCTGAGTAATAACTCATTGAGGCCACATAGACAAAGCTATGGGAAGGACACCTGTAAGTGAGATGTGGGCTCTTAAGTAAACATCCtgttctcccttcccccatgtaGAAGTAAAGAGAAGCACGTATTCTTTAAAGGAAAGGAGCAAGTGTGATGTAAAactaaatcaaattatttctgaCTAACTGCTGAGGAGAcaggagaaaccatttctgcttAGTTATAAGCTTGAGGGGAAGAGGATAAGGCTGAGATCTATTTAGAAATGGATATTGCAGTTACCTTACagttccattattttattttatttttttctgtcctttgtTCTCCCTGTGGAAAGAGTTACAAGGTCAGAATAACAGATGTGGGTGGAGGGGGCTAGTGAGCAGTgccaacagaaaaacaaatacagactACAGTTTTTGGTGTTTGACTCAAAAGGGTGTTGGCTAAACCAGTCCACCCTGGATCTCTTGGGGTTCATAGCAGATTAGATGTTCCAGCAACTTCCTTCTTCATCCCCAATGTGTCGCCTATTTTTGAGAATTACTCAAGTCCTTTGCCACGTAATTTGTGGAAGAGAAGAGATAAGAGGACTTGAAACTTCCTACATTTTTCTTGGGGGTATTTTGGTTGGAATGGGTAGAAAGAAAGGAGATGGGCAACATCCAGTCCTTTCTGTTTCCCCCTCTCCTGGCTAGCAGTCCTTTGCACCTACACGATACAACACTTAAGGTCCCATATCTTCTAAGTCGCCAATCATTGCCAAGTGCAGTAGAGATTAATAAAGGATTAGTTTGAAATCTTGGCTATTGGGTAGTGGGCCTTAGTTGTATATTACCTTCCATAGATGTATCTAGGACCTTCTTTCAGAGTACTTTGCTCTTTCCTTGGTTTTTTACTTCAGCATCGAACCTAAGTTGACAtgcctgcactggctcctgtgtTTGAGAGACTTCCTTATACTTTTTACCTTCGCCTTGACCTGACAAGTCAGGTCAAGGTCAAGGTTGGGCTGgaggtgactgtttcattgtttgTCTTCTACAGACTTAAGGGATGTCTTGGAGAGGGAAATCTCAGTAGATATTTTAGGTGAGCCCAAGGCTTTGTTTTTGAAGCAGAGTTCAACTTATCCCCATGCCCCTGATAGGAAGTTTCCCCTCTATTTACTCAGCAAATTTGGCTGGACTTTTTCTCCCTTTGTGGCATCTTAAAGCAAAGTAAAAGCTAGTCCCCTTTCTAGATCTTCACtgctaaggaaaaatttttttaatacacctaacctccCCATACCACCTACTGTACCTTTGGAACCAGTAGTTCTTTGGGCCTCAAAAGCATTTGGTGGCAATGATATAAAccttcctttatatattttacctttttaagtttctctttttttacgTCCAGTATCTTTTCTGCCTCTTTAGTGCAGGGAAATTTTGCTTCTAAGAGCTAAGATAGATTTGGAGGTATGTGTTGATCCTGATGAAGGTATTTTGTCTTTAATGGAGAAAATTCTTACATATAGTTTAAgattataaaaacaattataaaaaccTCCTCATCCAAAGCTTTAGCTAACTTAAGATGTCTATTCTAAAAGTGGAGTAAAGCTGAGAATTTCCTAAAACTTGTCTAAGGGTCTAGGATACCCTTCACTGAGGATTCCCTTTTCCCTAGACTTCAGTGAAATCTTCTGGCATTATTTCCTAAACacttctttttccttaatgttaGGCTGGTAGAGAAAATTTGGTAAGACACCTAACTTTTGTTGGCTTTTTATTGGACTCATCTCTCCACCCTACGTTAAAGGCCTCTTTGGCACCAAAGGCTCCAAGTAGTATAccctggagagaaaaagggagctGTGCTGCCACACATGATGCATTATGACTATTCTGGTCCCTGAGAGACAGCATGTAATGACATAACACAGGCTTTGGATTCAGAGAGACTGGTGCTTGATTCTCTGAGGATCATTTTCCATGCTTTAAAGGGAGCATAAGAAGAGCTACTACTTGTCAGGGTTgttctaagaattaaatgagatagtgaagGCAtagcacttggcacatagtagttgtTCGCTGATATTCTGGGTGGAAggtaagagcagttttaggcatAGATAGACGTTTCCCAGACAGACCAATGGGTTAAAATTCCCTGAGGCTGAGACATGCTAGTCACAAATCAGAAGTTGTAGAACCAATGATTAATGAATTGGCCTCAGCTAGCTTGcttcttgcttgcttgcttgttgGCTGGCTTGCTACAGGGGGAGGAATGGAATAACTCTTGACATTCCTTCCTCCACTGCAACACAAGTCACAATAGGTGATGATGTAGTAGTTGATTGATCAGCATCTGCTGAGCACCCAGCTCAGTGCCTTACACACAGTAAGCAGCCTGTAAATGTTTGAGGGATGTGTGCAGGGAGCTGCCATAAAAGTGTAGCCTATTTATTACACTGTGTACTATCCTTACAAAAGAAGACAAGGTAGAATGATTAAAGAATGTGTGTCAGTACATGTATCCTTTGGGGTTTCAAGTCAATACAATGATTGGTACATTGTTAattcagtatttattgagcacctagcaTTTTGTTGCCTGCAATAGAACACTCCCCTGTCCCTTTTGTTGCAGAGCCATGGGAGAAGTTCTGCCTGTTGCCACACTTTCTGAATGCCATTTTAAAATTCTCATTACCTTTTCCtaacccaccccccccccccacacacacaccatcttCCTCTTCCACAGTcttgtctgtttctttttgtatttcagAGTGTCTAATATATCAGAAGATGGAGCCAAGATCCAGAGTGGTGCCTTTGACTCAGATCAACTGCTGCCTCCCAGACAGAACCTCTGGAAAACTAGATTAAACAGCTTTCTCTGACAGCTCTTCTTCCACAGTCCTTGACTCCGTCACCATTGGAAACTTGAGAACCAGCTCtaaccatccccatccccaggtgaGGGGACTAATGGGAATACTGAGAACCTCACAGCTGCTTCCAAGTGCATTTCCCCTCATACTTTACTACAAATCTGAacatgtttccatttttattgtgtaaaataaatcaaatatacCTAGTCTTGTAGCCTAGATATAgtaggggaaggaagagaaggcatAAAGAAAGTTGAGAGCTAGGATGGGAATGAGAGGCAGAGGGCTTGCGTAGGAAGCAGAGAGCTAAGATTCTAGGGTCAGGCATCACTTTCTGAAGTGATGGGGGAGTATATTGGAAGTAAACTCTATTACCAGAGAAAGCCTGGTGTGGTAGAAGAGTACAAGACTTGGATTTAGAATCCAGCATCAGCGCTTACTGTTTGACCTTAAATCACTTACCTTCTCTGACCTTaaattcctcacctgtaagattaAAAGGTATCTAAGGTCCGTCTTAAGCACCATGAGTGTGGAGGGACTCCAGGAAGTGCCCTTTGCAGATTGTTTGCTCCAGCCCTAAAGCTgttatattcatttattctaatagtTTGTCTGCTATTGTTGCCCATTACCATATGCTACGCAGTATATTAGATgatttacataaaattaacctCAACAATTGGGAgtgatactattattattcctattttatagatgagaattgaagcttagaagaaattaaataatttgtccaaaatTACATAGTGAATGGCAGATGCAGGATTTACACTAGGTCTGCCTGGTTTCAAAGTCTATGCTCTTACCTGTTTTCTACCTGCCAGTAAAGACTGTGTAAAAGAAAACTTATAGTTAAAAGGAAATGACTACCCTTTCCAGGCCGTttttctcccactcccactcGCAAGAGTTTTCCTGCCCGTGCTCTCAAAGCCACAGGATACCTTATTGCTACTTTGGGCTGAAACTGCAGGTCTCAGGATTGCGGGTGTGTGTAACAGTCTTGGTCTTCCGGTCAGCCGGAACCACCCACACCGCTGCTCGTGCTGTGTGGGGTGTAAGTCTTCGGAGTTCCTGGAGGTGGCCCCGGGCTAGAGTGGCAGCTGCACAAACCAATAGGCATGGGTATTGTTGGGCCAGAACCCAATGAGGAATCCGGTGAAGGAGAAGTGGCGATAATTTGTTTGAAGATGTAGGCACGGGTCTGAAGGAACATGGGGGTGTTTCAGAGGTGGCGACGGCTCCGGCTCCGGCCCCCGGGGTTACAAACTTGCGGGCTACGTACGGTGCGTGAGGTATTCAAAAGTTCCGAGCCGAAGCCCAGGGTGTAGGCTCTCGACCCAGCCTGACACCCCCTACTCCCGCCCTGCGTCCCCAGACCCGGCTACCCTAGTCCTTAGATGCGCCATTTCTTTTCTAGAGTCAACGGCCTGGGGAGCATAGGACTCCCAGCTTAGGGCCCTGTATCACCCAGTCCTCCTAAAGACTAGGGATTAGGATCATAGTCACTTAAATATCCTCATCTCCCACCATCCCCAATCCCAAGAAGGAATGATGGGACCTGTGTTACCTTCTAACATCTTTCCCTCCAGGCAGCTGTCCCGACTCCTCCACACTGGTTGGCAGAGCGGCTTGGCTTTTTTGAGGAGCTATGGGCTGCTCAGGTAAAGAGGTTAGCAAGCATGGCACAGAAGGAACACCGGATTATTAAGATATCGCTTCCTGGAGGCCAGAAAGTGGATGCTGTGGCGCGGAACACAACCCCGTACCAACTAGCCCAGCGGATCAGGTACCAGGCCCATTCTACACGTACCAGGATTATTCTTCTCCTTCTGTACTTTCTCTGGACCTGAGCAGGGAAAGAAaccatgttttttatttcatccCCATCAAGATAGCCCTTTCTGAGGATGGATTTTTATCTACGTTTGTTTCAGAGTCTCTGCCCTTCCTCTATTACAGGTCCGGGAAAACAATGATAGGTTCTATTGCTCTGATAACACATTTCCCCTTTACAAGTTTGGGGTTGCTAAGAGATTAGTCCCTCTTTTCCCCTGTGTGTTGTAGCTGTGTCTTTTTCTTTATCCCCACCCCCCACTGTTGAAGTTCAACACTGGCAGATACTGCAGTGGCTGCTCAAGTGAATGGAGAACCTTATGATCTGGAGCGGCCCTTGGAGAAAGATTCTGACCTCAGATTTCTGACGTTCGATTCCGCAGAGGGGAAAACAGTAAGTTTCTTCCTTGTAGGGAATATAGTGACTACTAAAGTAAGATATTTAAGTGGGTGATTCTAGCATTTATttcttttgcctcagtttctccatttgcaaTTGGGAGGAGACCTACTACAGATTGCTTGTCTTGACTATTCCTGTCTAAGCTGGAAACTTAGGATGAAAGTTTTTACTTAGCCTAGGTCTATTAAGCAGATATTATTTATGCTAGTGAAAGGGAGAGATAATAAGTTGAAAACAGAAGGATAACATGCCAGTCAGCCCCCCCACAATACTTGAGACACACAGTATAGATCATCTGTAGCATATATTTAATTCTAATATGACTTCCACAACTGAGCACACAACCTGGCCTCCTCCCCACTTTGTCTTTTTCATGTCAGCTTGGGTAATGCAGACCTTATCTATTAGGATCCAGGAAAATGGAGTTCTCATGTCACCTATGTGTAAATGGTGACTAAATCCTAGAGGAATGGTTACATCCCACTAGATCCTGGGATGGAAAAAAAATAGGACTAAAAGATCTAACAGAGTCCTTAGGAACCACTGCCTTAAGAAGGTAGTTTACTCTGAAGCCCTAAAAGGAGATGTTATAGGAAAAGAAAACTGACTGGCCTTCCACTTCTATGCTCTAGGACCGGGAAGCACCAaggagtggggctggggtgtACTCTCTCTCTGCACTGCTTCTACTGGCcttatgctttcttttctctttttttttttctttttgaggaaggtgggccctgtgctaacacctgttggcgatcttcctctttttctttcttctctccgaagtcccagtagataattgtatatcatagttgtagagttgtagctcttctatgtgggacacccaccttagcatggcttgatgagcgatgagtaggtccatgcccaggatccaaaccagcgaaccccaggccgccgaagcaaacatgcaaacttaaccactacgccactgggccagcccctctcgttcattttttaacttttactgTTTAGTGGGCACCCTCAAGGTCAGGTTTCCCGTTTTGTGGTAGTTAATCCTAGAAGAGCGATACTGGTTTCACACCAGCTTCTCTGAGGAAAGGATCGGAGAGTTAGGGATTAAAGGAGGTTATGAGTCCTTTCTTGTGAACCCAGGTGTTCTGGCACTCCAGCACCCATGTCCTGGGGGCAGCAGCTGAGCAACTCCTTGGTGCTGTCCTCTGCCGAGGTCCAAGTACAGAATGTGGGTTCTACCATGATTTCTTCCTGGGAAAGGAACGGTGAGTATTGCGAAGGAGGAGAATGATTCTGgggtttgtttcttttgttattattattatttttggggaCTTCAAACCATTTTATTGAGGGGCCTCAGGGGAGGGTAGAAGGGCTGTGAGGACAGTGAGATCTGATGTCCTTGACCTGGCCGGGATCTCTCCAGCTTCACAGTTGTCAGACTGGGGTGGTTTCTTTTTTAGAGATTTCAccgtgttttgttttattttacttttcagcttttttgaagtataattgtcaaataaaattgtaatatagttAAAGTGTACTCCTGATAATtcgatatacattgtgaaaggagtCCCACATgcaagttagttaacacatctatcacctcacatgctttttttttgtcGTGGTGAGaacgcttaagatctactctcagaaATTTTCCATTATGCAATAGGAAATTATCGACTGttgtcaccatgctatacattagttcctcagaccttattcatctttttttttttaattttatttatttatttttttcccccaaagccccagtagatagttgtatgtcatagctgcacatccttctagttgctgtatgtgggacgcggcctcagcaaggccggagaagcggtgcgtcagtgcgcgcccggggatccgaacccaggccgccagcagcagagcgcgtgcactcaactgctaagccacggggccggcccagaccttattcatcttataactgaaagtgtgTACCCTTTTACTGGGGTGATTTCTGAGGCCCTTTTCTGGGGGTCTGTTCAACTTGGAGGAGAAAGTTCCGGGGAGGGCCTCTTCAAGCCTCAACTGTGACATTGGTACCACCTTCCCAACTAGTCCATGTCATTCCTTTTCTGTCTAATTCTGCTTGAAACTTACCTTCTCTAGCCTTTATGAAGTCTTCAACTTACACTTCATCCCTCATTACTATTGCTCTAATTTGTCTGTCCAGATTGCCTGCACTCAGCTTTTAATTGCATACATAGAACTTTTGCTCCAGctgtaaaatttctttcttttttttttttgtgaggaagagtaaccctgagctaacatctgtcgccaatcctcctatttttgctgaggaagattggccccgggctctcatctgtgcccatcttcctccactttatatgggatgccgccacagcatggcttgacaagcgatgcgtcactgcgtgcccaggatccaaaccccagggcGCTGCAGTGGAGAGTgcacatttaactgctatgccaccaggctggccccaccagCTGTAAAATTTGTACCTGATTtcctatttatgtttttttttttagtttttctgtctttGCCAATAATTCTAGATATTTCTGGAGGGCAGGATTTCACCCCCTAGCCAACAGGTATGTCACCCAGGTGATGCTCCTTAGAGGATGCAAACCAACCATCATCTTTCCAGGACAGTCcggggctcagagctgcctgttTTGGAGCGGTTTTGCCAGGAACTTGCAGCTGCTGCTCAACCCTTCCGGAGGCTAGAAGTTTCCCAGGATCAGCTTCGCCAGCTCTTCAAGGTGGGGTGGAGATGCACAGGTTTAGGAGGAAGATCCAGAGCCATGAGGGAAGGGGTGGCTCTCTCCCAGGACATCTTTGTGGGAATAAAGACTTGTCTTCactctttcctccttccaggataACCCCTTTAAGCTTCGCCTGATCGAGGAGAAAGTGACAGGTCCAACAGCAACAGTCTATGGGTAAGAATTGTCAAGATTGAGGGGAACAGGGAGAGGTAGGGATGCACCGAAGAAGGCCGGAAATGGGATAAGGAAAAGAAGATAGAAGGTAATCTGTTGCTCCAGAAAAAGAAATGGGAACAGGAATTGAGTTTTATCTCCCATTGCTCTCTCTGTACAATAGTTCTTTTCAAAGCCTTCCTTTTTCTGTCAGCTAAAGGccatgagagagagaaaactagaagCTCAAGGATTTGGAAACCACTgactggccccttctttctctcagGTGTGGCATGTTGGTTGATCTTTGCCAGGGCCCCCACCTTCGGCATACTGGACAGATTGGAGGACTGAAGCTGTTAACGGTCAGTTGGAAGGGCGGGGTTAGGTGAGACTCCTGTTTTCACTGGAATGAGCAGGAAAATGGGACGATGAGCCCCTCTGTCAGCCCTTTCTCTCCTCTGATAGCGAAGGGGGGAATCCAGGAGAAAGATACTTAGTCCTTGCCTTCTagaaattcccagtctgatggcAGATACTGGACGCCTTGCCAGGGCCCGGAAGCCAATTCAAATTCCTTAGTCAGACACGGAGAGGGAGAGCATGAGCAGGCTGGACAGGGTCTCGTAGGGAAGGCTCCTGTGGAGAGGGGGAGTGTGGAACACCATTTGACAGGGACAGGGAGAATACTCTTAAGTCAAGGTCATGGTTTTATGAAAATACTGTTCTGGGCAGGGTGAGTCATTAGATGGAATGGGAGCAGGGAGCGAGGGGAGAGGCAGATACATAGTAGAGCAAAAAGCCCTGAACTGAAAACCTAGCCATCTGTgtttagtcctggctctgccactatgAAGTATGTAACCTTGGGTAAATCTCCTTACCCATttcccccatctataaaatgaggctgttaATTCCTGTCCTACCAGTAAGTCCACGTCATAGAGACAAAACCAACTAATGCAGGGGAAAGTGCTTGAGGAAAAGTTAAAAGTGCTGTAAAGTGCAGGCCGTTTCTTATTAGTACTATTGTTCAAGGAAAGAGCAAGCAGAAGCATTTGAATTTCATGTGGCCAGGAATAGGTATATAGTGTGGGAGACTGAGTTTTCTAGCAGTTGTTATGGGAGACTGATAGGGGGATAGACAAAGTGACATTTGACCAGAGCCTTGGGTTACTCCCCTGGGCAGTCATTGATTAGAAAGGGAGGGAGCTAAGTACAGAGGTTCTGGTATGGCAGTGGTAGTGagaatggggagaaaaagaggtggCAAAGTAAGGTTAGGCTTGAGCAGGATGATCAAGAGTCAGGCACCTCCAAGGCTGTAACCATGGCATAGGGGGTCTGGAGGATAGCAGTGGCCATCCTcctggtggtgatggtgggaaAAGTAGTGAGAGAGATGACATGGGATCATTGTCAAGTGGCATACCTGTGATGCTTATACTGAGAGTATCATATAAGGTTGAAAGAGAGGTTGGGTGGCTTCGGTCCTCTCCATCTTCCATTTGACTCCCTATGGCCTTCCACAGAACTCATCGTCCTTATGGAGGTCTTCAGGCCCCCCAGAGATACTGCAGAGAGTGTCAGGGATCTCCTTCCCCACAGCAGAGGAGCTGAGGGCCTGGGAAGAATGGAGGGAGGAAGCAGTGTTACGGGACCACCGGCGTAttgggaaggtacagagattgggGAAATGGGGGCATGATGAGAAGGGTTGGAGAGGGATAAAGGAAGCTGATTGTGAAGTTGGAGCAGATTCGGAATCCAAGAGATTGAGCAACTCTGTCAATTATTTCTTCTGGGTTCCaaaccctcccttcccccttgaAGTGACCATTACTATTCCTGACCCCAGGAACAGGAGCTCTTCTTCTTCCATGAACTGAGTCCCGGGAGCTGCTTCTTCCTGCCTCGAGGGACAAGGGTGTATAATGCACTAGTGGCTTTTATCAGGGTAAGGAGGACCCCAGTCCAGGGAAAGAAGACCAGAGAGGGACTAAGGGCCTAGAAGAGGCCAAATATTAAAAGAGGGGTGTTAGAAGCATAAACATAAATATTAGAAAGTGCTGGTGACCTTTATCAAGGTACTAAAAATGTGTGGTCTACAGTAGGGGGAGCAAAGAGAGGGAACATGGTACTTAACAGGTTGTGGCTATGATTAGCATGACCTGAGGGCCCAGGAGAATCACACAGCTCTCACCCTGCCTCCTTTCCCCCTAGTCATGCTGACCTTCCATATCTGTACCCTCATCTCCAGGCCGAGTACACCCGCCGTGGTTTCTCAGAAGTGAAAACCCCTACACTGTTTTCTACGAAACTCTGGGAGCTATCTGGGCACTGGGAGCATTATCAGGAAGACATGTTTGCCCTGCAGCCCCCAGGCTCTGACAGACCCACCAGCTCCCAGAGTGACCACTCTATCCGCCATCCCACAGACACACTCGCCCTCAAGCCCATGAACTGCCCTGCACACTGGTGAGCTGGGAGCCAGGAGGCCTGGGTCCTCCCAGGGCTAGGGC comes from Diceros bicornis minor isolate mBicDic1 chromosome 4, mDicBic1.mat.cur, whole genome shotgun sequence and encodes:
- the TARS2 gene encoding threonine--tRNA ligase, mitochondrial isoform X1 codes for the protein MGVFQRWRRLRLRPPGLQTCGLRTVREAAVPTPPHWLAERLGFFEELWAAQVKRLASMAQKEHRIIKISLPGGQKVDAVARNTTPYQLAQRISSTLADTAVAAQVNGEPYDLERPLEKDSDLRFLTFDSAEGKTVFWHSSTHVLGAAAEQLLGAVLCRGPSTECGFYHDFFLGKERTVRGSELPVLERFCQELAAAAQPFRRLEVSQDQLRQLFKDNPFKLRLIEEKVTGPTATVYGCGMLVDLCQGPHLRHTGQIGGLKLLTNSSSLWRSSGPPEILQRVSGISFPTAEELRAWEEWREEAVLRDHRRIGKEQELFFFHELSPGSCFFLPRGTRVYNALVAFIRAEYTRRGFSEVKTPTLFSTKLWELSGHWEHYQEDMFALQPPGSDRPTSSQSDHSIRHPTDTLALKPMNCPAHCLMFAHRPRSWRELPLRLADFGALHRAEASGSLGGLTRLRRFQQDDAHIFCAPDQLEAEIRGCLDFLRSVYAVLGFSFRLALSTRPSGFLGEPCLWDQAEQFLQQALEEFGEPWDLNPGDGAFYGPKIDVHLHDALGRPHQCGTIQLDFQLPLRFDLQYKGQAGALERPVLIHRAVLGSVERMLGVLAESCGGKWPLWLSPFQVVVIPVGTEQEEYAREAQQSLQAAGLVADLDADSGLTLSRRVRRAQLAHYNFQFVVGQKEQSKRTVNIRTRDNRRLGERDLTEAVKRLLELQNTRVPNAEEIF
- the TARS2 gene encoding threonine--tRNA ligase, mitochondrial isoform X2, with amino-acid sequence MGVFQRWRRLRLRPPGLQTCGLRTAAVPTPPHWLAERLGFFEELWAAQVKRLASMAQKEHRIIKISLPGGQKVDAVARNTTPYQLAQRISSTLADTAVAAQVNGEPYDLERPLEKDSDLRFLTFDSAEGKTVFWHSSTHVLGAAAEQLLGAVLCRGPSTECGFYHDFFLGKERTVRGSELPVLERFCQELAAAAQPFRRLEVSQDQLRQLFKDNPFKLRLIEEKVTGPTATVYGCGMLVDLCQGPHLRHTGQIGGLKLLTNSSSLWRSSGPPEILQRVSGISFPTAEELRAWEEWREEAVLRDHRRIGKEQELFFFHELSPGSCFFLPRGTRVYNALVAFIRAEYTRRGFSEVKTPTLFSTKLWELSGHWEHYQEDMFALQPPGSDRPTSSQSDHSIRHPTDTLALKPMNCPAHCLMFAHRPRSWRELPLRLADFGALHRAEASGSLGGLTRLRRFQQDDAHIFCAPDQLEAEIRGCLDFLRSVYAVLGFSFRLALSTRPSGFLGEPCLWDQAEQFLQQALEEFGEPWDLNPGDGAFYGPKIDVHLHDALGRPHQCGTIQLDFQLPLRFDLQYKGQAGALERPVLIHRAVLGSVERMLGVLAESCGGKWPLWLSPFQVVVIPVGTEQEEYAREAQQSLQAAGLVADLDADSGLTLSRRVRRAQLAHYNFQFVVGQKEQSKRTVNIRTRDNRRLGERDLTEAVKRLLELQNTRVPNAEEIF
- the TARS2 gene encoding threonine--tRNA ligase, mitochondrial isoform X5, encoding MGVFQRWRRLRLRPPGLQTCGLRTAAVPTPPHWLAERLGFFEELWAAQVKRLASMAQKEHRIIKISLPGGQKVDAVARNTTPYQLAQRISSTLADTAVAAQVNGEPYDLERPLEKDSDLRFLTFDSAEGKTVFWHSSTHVLGAAAEQLLGAVLCRGPSTECGFYHDFFLGKERTVRGSELPVLERFCQELAAAAQPFRRLEVSQDQLRQLFKDNPFKLRLIEEKVTGPTATVYGCGMLVDLCQGPHLRHTGQIGGLKLLTAEYTRRGFSEVKTPTLFSTKLWELSGHWEHYQEDMFALQPPGSDRPTSSQSDHSIRHPTDTLALKPMNCPAHCLMFAHRPRSWRELPLRLADFGALHRAEASGSLGGLTRLRRFQQDDAHIFCAPDQLEAEIRGCLDFLRSVYAVLGFSFRLALSTRPSGFLGEPCLWDQAEQFLQQALEEFGEPWDLNPGDGAFYGPKIDVHLHDALGRPHQCGTIQLDFQLPLRFDLQYKGQAGALERPVLIHRAVLGSVERMLGVLAESCGGKWPLWLSPFQVVVIPVGTEQEEYAREAQQSLQAAGLVADLDADSGLTLSRRVRRAQLAHYNFQFVVGQKEQSKRTVNIRTRDNRRLGERDLTEAVKRLLELQNTRVPNAEEIF
- the TARS2 gene encoding threonine--tRNA ligase, mitochondrial isoform X3 — encoded protein: MGVFQRWRRLRLRPPGLQTCGLRTVREAAVPTPPHWLAERLGFFEELWAAQVKRLASMAQKEHRIIKISLPGGQKVDAVARNTTPYQLAQRISSTLADTAVAAQVNGEPYDLERPLEKDSDLRFLTFDSAEGKTVFWHSSTHVLGAAAEQLLGAVLCRGPSTECGFYHDFFLGKERTVRGSELPVLERFCQELAAAAQPFRRLEVSQDQLRQLFKDNPFKLRLIEEKVTGPTATVYGCGMLVDLCQGPHLRHTGQIGGLKLLTEQELFFFHELSPGSCFFLPRGTRVYNALVAFIRAEYTRRGFSEVKTPTLFSTKLWELSGHWEHYQEDMFALQPPGSDRPTSSQSDHSIRHPTDTLALKPMNCPAHCLMFAHRPRSWRELPLRLADFGALHRAEASGSLGGLTRLRRFQQDDAHIFCAPDQLEAEIRGCLDFLRSVYAVLGFSFRLALSTRPSGFLGEPCLWDQAEQFLQQALEEFGEPWDLNPGDGAFYGPKIDVHLHDALGRPHQCGTIQLDFQLPLRFDLQYKGQAGALERPVLIHRAVLGSVERMLGVLAESCGGKWPLWLSPFQVVVIPVGTEQEEYAREAQQSLQAAGLVADLDADSGLTLSRRVRRAQLAHYNFQFVVGQKEQSKRTVNIRTRDNRRLGERDLTEAVKRLLELQNTRVPNAEEIF